A stretch of the Vigna radiata var. radiata cultivar VC1973A chromosome 9, Vradiata_ver6, whole genome shotgun sequence genome encodes the following:
- the LOC106773897 gene encoding metacaspase-3, which translates to MMEASSKCRRYRKGVSVNGCYASKYISSSQSNGEAKVTCRCCKEECQCLLPSRTNSHFGNSTLGSHSSKKECGICCPVKKFGSKLLKLGNLGGSNKDENLLSGSLSHSMLSSSAFSSTSRYNKRAVLCGVSYRRKLRLRGIINDITNMKELLIKNFDFPNECIRILTEHGENGNLIPTKHNIMESLKWLVKDAEPGDSLVFYFSGHGSQQPDLKEDEIDGFDETLCPVDYLIEGMIIDNEINSTIVWPLKKGVTLHAIVDACHSGTILDLLFVYNQESGIWEDNKPPSKEPIRKHSSGGLAICLSACEDNQTACDSSVFGGKGMNGVLTYLFTKAIREYPGITYGRLLQNMHEEIKKINRSKCNNRILQHIFNRKIAQDPLLSSSEKFDVSTTMFSL; encoded by the exons ATGATGGAAGCTTCATCTAAATGCAGAAGGTACAGAAAAGGTGTTTCTGTGAATGGTTGCTATGCCTCCAAATATATCTCCAGTTCTCAGTCAAATGGGGAAGCAAAAGTTACTTGTAGATGTTGCAAAGAAGAGTGTCAGTGCTTATTGCCCTCAAGAACAAACTCACACTTTGGCAATTCAACTTTGGGATCACATAGTTCAAAGAAAGAATGTGGAATATGCTGTCCAGTGAAAAAATTTGGATCCAAATTGTTGAAACTTGGTAATCTAGGAGGTTCAAACAAAGATGAAAATTTGCTTAGTGGGTCATTATCTCATTCAATGCTCTCTTCCTCAGCCTTTTCTAGCACTAGCAGGTATAATAAACGAGCGGTTCTCTGTGGAGTTTCTTACAGAAGGAAACTCAGACTCAGAGGAATCATTAATGACATTACTAACATGAAGGAACTGCTGATCAAGAATTTTGACTTTCCAAATGAGTGCATACGAATCCTCACAG AACATGGGGAAAACGGCAATTTGATACCAACGAAACACAACATAATGGAGTCCTTAAAGTGGCTAGTGAAGGACGCTGAGCCAGGAGACTCATTAGTGTTTTACTTCTCGGGACACGGTTCTCAGCAGCCAGATttgaaagaagatgaaattgatGGGTTTGATGAGACTCTTTGCCCTGTTGACTATTTGATAGAAGGAATGATCATTGACAATGAAATCAATTCCACCATAGTATGGCCACTAAAGAAAGGTGTCACACTTCATGCTATTGTTGATGCATGTCATAGCGGCACAATTCTTgatcttttgtttgtttacaATCAAGAAAG TGGGATTTGGGAGGATAACAAGCCACCATCAAAAGAACCTATAAGAAAACATTCAAGTGGTGGATTGGCGATTTGTCTTAGTGCTTGTGAAGATAATCAGACAGCATGTGATAGCTCT GTTTTTGGTGGAAAGGGAATGAATGGTGTTCTGACTTATCTTTTCACAAAAGCAATCAGAGAATACCCTGGAATAACTTATGGGCGTCTCCTACAAAATATGCATGAAGAGATTAAGAAGATTAACAGAAGCAAATGCAATAACCGCATATTGCAACATATCTTCAATCGTAAAATTGCACAG
- the LOC106773113 gene encoding protein MAIN-LIKE 1-like, translating to MAFARHLPVDMSLLRLQDNHVVKAIWEGSERVLRPRRHALWIAKHVDELDERVINILQAVGFHHILKVSNMEINHVLVNALVKGNAVTGISSGPLTLFCQQLLGHVPPENTIRGNIIKLSWLNNTFRQLPHDAPDEVVEQYARAYMLLIIGSILMPDTSASMVHLMYLPLLADLEMVVNYSWASAILACLYRALDHGTRVDQDNIGG from the exons ATGGCTTTTGCACGTCATCTTCCCGTTGACATGTCTCTTTTGCGTCTTCAAGACAACCACGTTGTTAAGGCAATTTGGGAAGGAAGTGAAAGAGTTCTTCGACCCAGAAGACATGCATTATGGATAGCGAAGCATGTCGATGAACTAGATGAAAGAGTGATCAACATACTACAAGCAGTCGGATTTCACCATATTTTGAAGGTGTCAAATATGGAAATAAATCACGTCCTAGTCAATGCTTTAGTTAAAG GTAATGCTGTCACTGGCATCAGCAGTGGACCTCTGACATTATTTTGCCAGCAATTATTAGGGCATGTTCCACCGGAAAACACTATCAGGGGCAACATAATCAAATTGTCCTGGCTGAATAATACATTTCGGCAGTTACCTCATGATGCCCCCGATGAGGTAGTGGAACAATACGCTCGAGCGTACATGTTGTTGATAATTGGCAGCATACTAATGCCAGATACTTCTGCAAGCATGGTACATTTGATGTATCTACCACTTTTAGCTGACTTGGAGATGGTGGTAAACTACAGTTGGGCATCTGCAATTCTGGCCTGTTTATACCGTGCCCTTGATCATGGTACAAGAGTTGATCAAGACAATATCGGCGGCTGA